The Flavobacterium sp. 1 genome contains the following window.
GCGGATAGATTTTATCAGAAGCCGTATTCTCTGTAATTAAATCAGATTGAGCAATTATTTCACGCATTGATTCTTCATATTCCATAAAATCTAAATCATCAGAAACTGAAGCCTCAATGATTTTATTGCCTTCGGTAATAGTTTCTTCTATTGTTTTTGGATTATAAGCAATTACAGTTTCAGGATTGAATATAGCAGTTTCTTCGGCTAAAAAAGGTTTTTCAAATTTTCCTGTCACATCGTTTTGTATTTCTGCACTATCGTCAGATTGAATAATGCTCTCAAATGAATGGTATGGTAAGTTAACTGTGTTTTTTGCATTAGAAATAGTTGAAAATGATATTAACGCAACTCCTAAGATTAAAACTGAATTTTTCATGATTAATGGTTTTTTGATTGATTGATTGATTGATTGATTGATTGATTTTTTTTTAATGAGACACCATTATAAATGATGTCTCATTTATTTTTTTACTATTTATTGTTTTAAAAGCGCTATAGCTTCATTAGCATTCGATAACTCAGCATATTTTAATGCAGTAAATCCGTTTTCATCTTTTGCATAACGGATAGCTCCTTTTGCTAATAGAAGTTTAATAATTTCGGTTTGGTTGTAACGGGAAGCTACCATCAAAGGAGTCATTCCGTTTGATACTTCATTTACATCGGCACCATATTCTATAAACTTTTTGACAATGTTTACATCTCCTTTGCTGATAGCAATGCTCAGTGGAGAAGCTGTTTCAGAGGAATTAACTTCATGTAAAGTATTCGAAAATGAATACAGATTTGATGCTGATAAAGTACTTGTTGCAGTGATTAAAGCAACTCCTAAATAAATGATTGATTTTTTCATAATAATTAATTTTTTGATTGATGATTGATTAAATAATTTGGATCATATAATAATATCCTATGCAAATATATATCTTTAAAAAGGTATTGTGTATCACATAGTACTTTAAATTAACTTTTAATTAACAAATTTAATTATTTTATTGACTTTGTGGGTTAATATAAAAGAAGGGTATGATTGTAGAAATAGTAAGAACCTGAACAAGATTGTTATTTGCATCAACGTTCTAAACCGTAGACTATATTAAATCTTGGATTAGTTTTTATTGAATGATGGCAAAAAAGCAAAATCTCTCCTTTTAGCCCCGATTGAAGTAAAAATCCTTATAAGCCGGGGTTCGGCTTATAAGATTGTAACGGAAAGCGGGACGATATTTGTTGAAAATGCCCAGTCTTTCTGCTCCAAAAAATAATTATCGCCTTCAGCTGATATAAAAAAAGCGATACCATTATGTAGGATGGTATCGCTTTTTTGTAAATGCATAATAACTTTTATTTCATCAATAATTTTACATTATTGTTTAGATCTTCACCTGTAATATTTAATATGTAAACACCGGGTAAATTCTTTTTTGTCAAATGAATTTTGAAATTTCCTTTACTGTTGCCATTGCTTTCCAGTACTTCTTTAAGGATAATAGTTCCTGTTCCATCCATTAAAGTGGCTGTTATGTTTGGCGAGTTGTAAGAAGGAAT
Protein-coding sequences here:
- a CDS encoding ankyrin repeat domain-containing protein, with amino-acid sequence MKKSIIYLGVALITATSTLSASNLYSFSNTLHEVNSSETASPLSIAISKGDVNIVKKFIEYGADVNEVSNGMTPLMVASRYNQTEIIKLLLAKGAIRYAKDENGFTALKYAELSNANEAIALLKQ